The DNA sequence CCCTGCGCGGCTTCGCGGAGGCCGAGAGCGACGGCATCATCCAGATCTCCACCGGCGGTGCGGAGTTCCTGGGCGGCCAGCACAACAAGGACATGGTCACGGGTGCGGTCGCCCTGGCCGAGTTCGCGCACATCGTCGCCGCGAAGTACGACGTCACCATCGCGCTGCACACCGACCACTGCCCCAAGGACAAGCTGGACGGTTACGTACGTCCGCTGCTCGACGTCTCCGCGGAGCGCGTCGCCAAGGGTCTGAACCCGCTGTTCCAGTCCCACATGTGGGACGGTTCGGCCGAGACCCTCGCCGACAACCTGGCCATCGGCCAGGAGCTGCTGGCCAAGGCCGCCGCCGCCAAGATCATCCTTGAGGTCGAGATCACCCCGACCGGCGGTGAGGAGGACGGCGTCACGCACGAGATCAACGACGAGCTGTACACGACCGTCGACGACGCGCTGCGCACCGCCGAGGCGCTCGGTCTGGGCGAGAAGGGCCGCTACCTGCTGGCCGCCTCCTTCGGCAACGTCCACGGCGTCTACAAGCCGGGCAACGTCGTGCTCCGCCCCGAGCTGCTGAAGGACCTCCAGGCGGGCGTCTCCGAGAAGTACGGCAAGCCGGCCGGCAGCCAGCCGTTCGACTTCGTCTTCCACGGCGGCTCGGGCTCCACCGCCGAGGAGATCGCCACCGCGCTGGAGAACGGCGTCGTGAAGATGAACCTCGACACCGACACCCAGTACGCCTTCACCCGCCCGGTCGTGGACCACATGTTCCGCAACTACGACGGTGTCCTGAAGGTCGACGGCGAGGTCGGCAACAAGAAGACCTACGACCCCCGCACCTGGGGCAA is a window from the Streptomyces sp. MMBL 11-1 genome containing:
- the fbaA gene encoding class II fructose-bisphosphate aldolase; amino-acid sequence: MPIATPEAYAEMLDRAKAGKFAYPAINVTSSQTLHAALRGFAEAESDGIIQISTGGAEFLGGQHNKDMVTGAVALAEFAHIVAAKYDVTIALHTDHCPKDKLDGYVRPLLDVSAERVAKGLNPLFQSHMWDGSAETLADNLAIGQELLAKAAAAKIILEVEITPTGGEEDGVTHEINDELYTTVDDALRTAEALGLGEKGRYLLAASFGNVHGVYKPGNVVLRPELLKDLQAGVSEKYGKPAGSQPFDFVFHGGSGSTAEEIATALENGVVKMNLDTDTQYAFTRPVVDHMFRNYDGVLKVDGEVGNKKTYDPRTWGKAAEAGMAKRVTEACGHLRSTGTKLK